A stretch of Helicobacter pylori oki112 DNA encodes these proteins:
- a CDS encoding ABC transporter ATP-binding protein has protein sequence MILEVKDLKTYFFTDKGVNKAVDGVSFSLKKSQTLCIVGESGSGKSITSLSILGLIEKPGKIVGGSIQFLGQDLLQLKEKQMQKEIRGKKIGMIFQEPMTSLNPSYTVGFQINEVLKIHHPNLNKKERLERVVYELERVGIPHAGDKYHEYPFNLSGGQRQRVMIAMAMVCEPEILIADEPTTALDVTIQAQILELMKELQQKKGTSILFITHDLGVVAQIADEVVVMYKGHVVEQASAKELFADPRHPYTKALLSAIPKPGKEYRKKRLETVDENIDYLSFQKELR, from the coding sequence ATGATTTTAGAAGTTAAAGATTTAAAAACTTATTTTTTCACCGATAAGGGCGTGAATAAAGCGGTAGATGGCGTGAGTTTTAGCTTGAAAAAGTCTCAAACGCTTTGCATTGTAGGGGAGAGCGGGAGCGGGAAAAGCATCACTTCGCTTTCTATTCTAGGGTTGATTGAAAAGCCCGGGAAAATTGTAGGGGGGAGCATTCAATTTTTAGGGCAGGATTTGTTGCAACTCAAAGAAAAGCAGATGCAAAAAGAAATCAGAGGTAAAAAGATTGGCATGATCTTTCAAGAGCCTATGACGAGCCTAAACCCTTCCTACACCGTGGGTTTTCAAATCAATGAAGTGTTGAAAATCCACCACCCTAACCTTAATAAAAAAGAACGCTTAGAAAGGGTGGTCTATGAGTTAGAGCGCGTAGGCATTCCCCATGCAGGGGACAAATACCACGAATACCCTTTCAATCTCAGTGGAGGGCAGCGCCAAAGGGTGATGATCGCTATGGCTATGGTGTGTGAGCCTGAAATCTTGATCGCTGATGAGCCGACGACAGCGTTAGATGTAACCATTCAAGCGCAGATTTTAGAATTGATGAAAGAATTGCAACAAAAAAAAGGCACTTCTATTTTGTTTATCACCCATGATTTAGGCGTGGTGGCGCAAATCGCTGATGAAGTGGTGGTGATGTATAAAGGGCATGTGGTGGAGCAAGCGAGCGCCAAAGAGCTTTTTGCTGATCCAAGACACCCTTATACGAAAGCTCTTTTAAGCGCGATCCCTAAACCGGGCAAAGAATACCGCAAAAAACGCTTAGAAACCGTGGATGAGAATATAGATTATTTGAGTTTTCAAAAGGAGTTGCGATGA
- a CDS encoding ABC transporter ATP-binding protein — translation MKLLEIKELKKSYAIDRGLFKPKRIIYALNGISFEVEQNEVLSIVGESGCGKSTTAKILAGIERQDSGAIYFNGKRHLHFSKQDWFDYRKKVQMIFQDPYSSLNPRWKVGEIIAEPLLLNSHFSKKEIKTKVLEIMQKVGLKLEWIDRYPHQFSGGQRQRIGIARALILHPSVVICDEPVSALDVSIQAQVLNLLLDLQKEMGLTYIFISHDLGVVEHISDKIIVMNQGQIVETGDVDSVISAPKHPYTQKLLNAVPHLEKSMQRFAK, via the coding sequence ATGAAGCTCTTAGAAATTAAAGAATTGAAAAAATCCTATGCGATAGACAGGGGGTTATTCAAACCCAAAAGGATCATCTATGCGCTCAACGGGATTAGTTTTGAAGTGGAACAAAATGAAGTTTTAAGCATCGTGGGGGAGAGCGGTTGCGGGAAAAGCACGACAGCTAAAATTTTAGCTGGGATTGAAAGGCAAGATAGCGGGGCGATTTATTTCAATGGTAAGCGCCATTTGCATTTTAGCAAACAGGATTGGTTTGATTACCGCAAAAAGGTGCAAATGATTTTTCAAGACCCTTATTCTAGCCTAAACCCTCGGTGGAAAGTGGGCGAGATCATCGCTGAACCCTTGCTTTTAAATTCTCATTTTTCAAAAAAAGAAATCAAAACAAAAGTGCTAGAGATCATGCAAAAAGTGGGCTTGAAATTAGAATGGATCGATCGTTACCCCCACCAGTTTTCAGGCGGTCAAAGGCAACGAATCGGCATTGCTAGGGCGCTCATTTTGCATCCCAGCGTGGTGATTTGCGATGAGCCTGTGTCTGCGCTAGATGTGTCCATTCAAGCGCAAGTGTTGAATTTGCTCTTGGATTTGCAAAAAGAAATGGGGCTGACTTATATTTTTATCAGCCATGATTTAGGGGTGGTGGAGCATATAAGCGATAAAATCATCGTAATGAATCAGGGGCAAATCGTAGAAACGGGGGATGTGGATAGCGTGATAAGCGCTCCAAAGCACCCTTATACGCAGAAATTACTCAATGCGGTGCCGCATTTGGAAAAATCCATGCAAAGATTTGCCAAATAA